The following coding sequences are from one Dermacentor silvarum isolate Dsil-2018 chromosome 4, BIME_Dsil_1.4, whole genome shotgun sequence window:
- the LOC119449477 gene encoding transcriptional regulator ovo, whose amino-acid sequence MPKVFLVRKPRSHRRRALSTSSTVTPPPSPQEPTQEPTQSRTTSTCPPYQGNLVIDLGSPASSCGQRSSPPMSHRGSPPVSPPTPPSSSEGDKGCQQSSDEPYLSSEDSSSEVSSTSIAYTNFLCRMTIPRPPPTSHPVPLPQDPRPMPPCPLRVPVIQSPISRYPPSSARPLIVPTSMDMPLDARINVPAASPEAHPHYQPPTSPVELTRRTLEVLPAAISEKAMSDDDASPRPAGQLTVRLGLLQQRLGLNGDLPLEFVNGGHGIKNPLVNKTGRRNSGQQPSAAVESHDSSSNQSSGSVEPLSPPQRPLQPPVPPPPQPQQRPVQQHQQPAARPQISKLSCEECGKTFGLQRLLNRHLKCHSDFKRYLCTFCGKGFNDTFDLKRHTRTHTGVRPYKCDMCDKSFTQRCSLESHTLKVHGIQHQYAYKERRAKVYVCEECGHTTNEPEVHFLHLRDRHPLSPALHKFYDKRHFKFSDGTFPMNILRVPHS is encoded by the exons ATGCCCAAAGTATTCTTGGTGCGAAAGCCTCGGAGCCACCGGCGGCGCGCGTTGTCGACTTCGTCTACGGTGACGCCTCCGCCGAGCCCGCAGGAACCGACGCAAGAACCGACGCAGTCACGGACCACCTCGACATGTCCGCCGTACCAAGGGAACCTCGTCATCG ATTTGGGATCACCAGCCTCCAGCTGCGGGCAGCGGAGCAGTCCACCGATGAGTCACCGCGGCAGTCCGCCCGTGTCTCCACCGACGCCCCCATCGTCGAGCGAAGGCGACAAGGGCTGCCAGCAGAGCAGCGATGAACCGTACCTGTCTTCGGAGGATTCCTCCTCCGAGGTGTCCTCCACGTCCATCGCGTACACAAACTTCCTGTGTAGAATGACCATTCCGCGGCCTCCTCCAACGTCGCACCCCGTGCCGCTGCCGCAGGACCCGCGGCCCATGCCCCCGTGCCCCTTGCGCGTTCCTGTCATCCAATCGCCCATCTCCCGCTACCCTCCCTCGTCTGCTCGGCCGCTGATCGTGCCTACTTCCATGGACATGCCGCTGGACGCCCGCATCAACGTGCCCGCCGCCTCGCCCGAGGCGCACCCCCACTACCAGCCGCCCACGTCTCCCGTGGAGCTGACGCGGCGCACTCTGGAAGTCCTGCCTGCAGCCATTTCCGAGAAGGCGATGTCCGACGACGATGCTTCCCCCAGGCCTGCCGGTCAGCTGACGGTCAGGCTAGGCCTTCTGCAGCAGCGGCTAGGCCTGAACGGGGACTTGCCCCTCGAGTTCGTCAATGGCGGCCACGGCATCAAAAACCCGCTCGTCAACAAGACCGGCCGACGGAACAGCGGCCAGCAACCGTCAGCGGCAGTCGAGTCGCACGACTCGAGCAGCAACCAGAGCTCTGGGTCAGTGGAGCCCCTCAGTCCTCCTCAGAGGCCGCTGCAGCCGCCTGTGCCGCCACCACCGCAGCCGCAGCAGCGGCCggtgcagcagcatcagcagcccGCAGCGAGGCCTCAGATCAGCAA GCTTTCGTGCGAGGAGTGCGGCAAGACTTTCGGCCTGCAGCGGCTTCTTAATCGCCACCTGAAGTGCCACAGCGACTTCAAGCGCTACCTGTGCACCTTCTGCGGCAAGGGCTTCAACGACACCTTCGACCTCAAGCGCCATACAAGAACACACACCG GTGTCCGCCCGTACAAGTGCGACATGTGCGACAAGTCGTTCACACAGCGCTGCTCGCTCGAGTCTCACACGCTCAAGGTGCACGGCATCCAGCACCAGTACGCCTACAAGGAACGCCGGGCTAAGGTCTACGTCTGCGAAGAGTGCGGCCACACGACGAACGAGCCCGAAGTGCACTTCCTGCACCTCAGGGATCGTCACCCTTTAAGTCCAGCTCTGCACAAGTTCTACGACAAGAGGCACTTCAAGTTCTCCGACGGCACTTTCCCCATGAACATCCTGCGCGTGCCTCATTCCTAA